From a region of the Alnus glutinosa chromosome 1, dhAlnGlut1.1, whole genome shotgun sequence genome:
- the LOC133880357 gene encoding protein SRC2-like produces the protein MEHRTLEINVISAKDLKDVNLFSKMDVYVAVSLTGDSQNKQKAKTKVDRDGGTSPSWNFPMKFTIGESAAKQNQLTLVFTLRCDRTLGDKDVGEVYVPVKELLDSAGDGNSMQFVSYQVRKPSGNPQGVLNISYKFSEKVAYSSPKADQARYEPVTAYPVGPSAPPSNGSYPPPPQGGYSYATAAPPPPYQAYGAYPPPQPGYGYPPPQPGYGYPPPPVQQPKKKNKFGMGLGAGLLGGALGGLLIGDLVSDGGDFGGCDGGFDGGF, from the coding sequence ATGGAGCACAGGACCTTAGAAATCAATGTCATCTCTGCCAAAGACCTCAAAGATGTGAACCTCTTCTCCAAAATGGACGTATACGTCGCCGTATCGCTCACCGGAGACTcacaaaacaagcaaaaagCCAAAACCAAAGTGGACAGAGACGGTGGCACTAGCCCCTCCTGGAACTTCCCCATGAAGTTCACCATCGGCGAGTCTGCAGCAAAGCAAAACCAGCTGACCCTCGTCTTCACACTCCGCTGCGACCGCACCCTCGGCGACAAAGACGTTGGTGAAGTCTATGTCCCTGTCAAAGAGCTTCTCGACTCCGCCGGAGACGGCAACTCCATGCAGTTTGTGAGTTACCAGGTGAGAAAACCCTCGGGAAATCCCCAAGGCGTGTTAAACATCTCCTACAAGTTTAGCGAGAAAGTGGCTTATTCTTCGCCAAAGGCTGATCAGGCTCGTTATGAGCCTGTCACTGCTTATCCGGTCGGGCCTAGTGCGCCGCCGTCTAATGGTTCATATCCTCCGCCTCCTCAAGGAGGATATTCATATGCCACCGCAGCACCGCCACCGCCATACCAAGCATATGGTGCATACCCACCACCCCAGCCGGGTTATGGGTACCCGCCGCCTCAACCGGGTTATGGGTACCCGCCTCCACCGGTGCAGCaaccgaagaagaagaacaagttTGGGATGGGTTTGGGAGCTGGACTGCTAGGAGGAGCGCTTGGAGGCCTACTGATTGGAGATTTGGTGTCCGATGGTGGTGATTTTGGAGGATGTGATGGAGGATTTGATGGtggattttga